In a genomic window of Parambassis ranga chromosome 24, fParRan2.1, whole genome shotgun sequence:
- the zbtb2b gene encoding zinc finger and BTB domain-containing protein 2b: protein MELANHGLILLQQLNAQREFGFLCDCTVAIGDVFFKAHKAVLAAFSNYFRMLFIHQDSDCVRLKAADIQPDIFSYLLNLMYTGKLAPQLIDPARLEQGVRFLHAYPLLQEASQSVYSHPEQSINLSTSLYGIQISDQVALSARPTTRRQLSSPFDAEQVAAEGKYPSTPATTSYANVVLPKLASSPPDAETSTCGSKPLVEEGGMDLFSADGSSASAILHVKPSIMKRSSSFRKHYTCHICRSRFTQRSLLREHLLQHTQVTQQNPTEPSNAFSSVTTGEQSFPVEGAVKGNKVGSSASAAPTAVEIISDSEQTPVSGTNSDSPRAEVSTSTWAVGGLNSQADTPPPSDIADIDNLESTDLDREVKRRKYECSTCGRKFIQKSHWREHMYIHTGKPFKCSACGKSFCRANQAARHVCLNQGADSYTMVDRQSMELCAAGDDSSQMEAMFLGSSKPYKCNICATTFSSPSEVIKHLCFTQGGLVGLQGNTGAGALLQREEFSKDEGSDLSNSGTPLEPIKTEEILVE, encoded by the exons ATGGAGTTGGCCAACCATGGTCTTATCCTGCTGCAACAGCTTAACGCTCAGAGGGAGTTTGGCTTCCTGTGCGACTGCACCGTGGCTATAGGAGATGTCTTCTTCAAAGCCCACAAAGCCGTCCTCGCAGCCTTCTCCAACTACTTCAGAATGCTGTTTATTCACCAGGACAG TGACTGTGTGCGTCTGAAGGCTGCTGACATACAGCCAGACATCTTCAGCTACCTCTTAAACCTGATGTACACGGGAAAGCTTGCGCCGCAGCTGATAGACCCTGCCCGACTGGAGCAGGGGGTCCGATTCCTGCACGCCTACCCACTCTTGCAGGAGGCCAGCCAGTCGGTGTATTCCCACCCTGAGCAAAGCATCAacctctccacctccctctaTGGCATTCAGATTTCTGACCAGGTGGCGCTGTCAGCCAGACCGACCACCCGGCGGCAGCTCTCTTCGCCCTTTGACGCGGAGCAGGTTGCTGCAGAGGGAAAGTACCCGTCCACTCCCGCCACCACCTCGTATGCTAATGTTGTACTGCCCAAGCTAGCCTCCTCACCCCCAGATGCAGAGACATCAACCTGTGGCTCTAAGCCtctggtggaggagggaggaatgGATTTATTCAGTGCAGATGGTTCCTCAGCCAGCGCCATCCTCCATGTAAAGCCCAGCATAATGAAGAGGAGTTCCTCCTTTAGGAAGCATTACACCTGTCATATCTGCAGGAGCCGCTTCACTCAGAGAAGTCTGCTACGAgagcacctgctgcagcacacCCAGGTCACCCAGCAGAACCCGACTGAGCCCAGCAATGcattctcctctgtcaccactgGAGAACAAAGTTTCCCAGTAGAGGGTGCTGTTAAGGGAAACAAAGTGGGGTCGAGTGCATCGGCTGCTCCTACAGCAGTCGAGATCATCAGTGACAGCGAGCAAACCCCTGTTTCAGGTACCAACTCGGACTCTCCCCGGGCAGAGGTATCCACGTCCACATGGGCCGTGGGAGGGTTAAATTCTCAAGCAGACACACCCCCTCCATCAGACATTGCTGACATAGACAACCTGGAGAGTACGGACTTGGACCGCGAAGTGAAGCGGCGAAAGTATGAGTGCTCCACCTGCGGGCGCAAGTTTATTCAGAAGAGCCACTGGCGCGAGCACATGTACATCCACACGGGGAAGCCCTTCAAATGCAGCGCTTGCGGGAAGAGCTTTTGCCGTGCCAATCAGGCAGCCCGCCACGTGTGCCTGAACCAGGGGGCTGACTCCTACACTATGGTGGACAGGCAGAGCATGGAGCTGTGTGCAGCAGGGGACGACAGCAGCCAGATGGAGGCCATGTTCCTGGGCTCATCAAAGCCTTACAAGTGTAACATTTGTGCGACCACCTTCTCCAGTCCCAGCGAGGTGATCAAACATTTGTGTTTCACACAGGGTGGATTAGTGGGGCTGCAGGGAAACACAGGAGCAGGCGCGCTGCTCCAGCGTGAAGAATTTTCCAAAGATGAAGGCTCTGATTTGTCTAACTCTGGCACCCCGCTAGAACCCATAAAGACTGAGGAGATCCTCGTAGAATAG
- the dcph1 gene encoding damage-control phosphatase ARMT1 codes for MMAADQTVHEVPPSLSAKVVGSFAYLTIRDRLPTILTKVIDTIHRNKNKFFEEYGEEGIHAEKQAISLLSKLRNELQTDKPVLPLTDDQQDTESWNQYLQRQQRLQGDQESVSWFKSPWLYVECYMYRKIQEALLLNPPISDFDVFNEGKTQSYFESQRAIMALCTYLEGIKKNMEELSKNQLFEHFNKFLQASLWGNKCDLSISAGQENSQKTSPIESLSSLQPFVLVDDSNLVWSTLISAQRPGQTGMTSASRVDIVLDNAGFELVTDLVLADFLVSSGLARQIHFHGKSFPWFVSDVTANDFQWTIRQTMAANHKWMSKSGVQWQHFVKEGVWCYHDHPFWTQPHEFCDMAADAPDLYASLQGADLALFKGDLNYRKLTGDRDWDHTVSFNAALRGFGPAPLCSLRTLKANVQVGLQPGQGEKLTSNDPNWMTSGKYAIIQFYSQKSE; via the exons ATGATGGCGGCGGATCAAACTGTGCACGAAGTTCCCCCTTCACTGTCTGCCAAAGTAGTTGG GTCATTTGCTTACTTGACTATAAGAGACCGATTGCCAACCATCCTAACTAAAGTTATTGACACCATACATCGCAACAAGAACAAGTTTTTTGAAGAATATGGAGAG GAAGGTATACATGCAGAAAAACAAGCGATATCTCTGTTGTCTAAACTGAGGAATGAGCTGCAAACAGATAAACCGGTGCTACCTCTGACAGACGACCAGCAAGACACAGAGTCTTGGAACCAGTACctgcagagacaacagagactGCAAGGGGACCAGGAGTCTGTCAGCTGGTTCAAGTCTCCCTGGCTATACGTGGAGTGCTACATGTACCGGAAGATTCAGGAGGCCCTCCTGCTCAA TCCCCCCATCAGTGATTTCGATGTCTTTAATGAGGGCAAGACTCAGAGCTATTTTGAGTCCCAGCGTGCTATAATGGCCTTGTGTACCTACTTAGAGGGCATCAAAAAGAACATGGAGGAGCTCTCCAAGAATCAACTGTTTGAGCATTTTAATAAATTTCTACAG GCTTCTCTTTGGGGGAACAAGTGTGATTTGTCTATCTCTGCTGGCCAAGAGAACTCACAGAAGACCAGCCCGATAGAGTCCCTCAGCAGTTTGCAGCCCTTCGTCTTGGTGGATGACTCTAACTTGGTATGGTCAACTCTTATTTCTGCTCAGAGGCCTGGACAGACAGGGATGACCAGTGCCAGCAGAGTGGACATTGTACTAGACAATGCTGGTTTTGAGTTAGTCACTGACTTGGTCTTAGCAGACTTCCTGGTATCCTCTGGCCTTGCACGACAGATCCATTTTCACGGCAAATCTTTCCCCTGGTTTGTCTCTGATGTCACAGCTAATGATTTTCAGTGGACCATCAGACAGACCATGGCAGCCAATCACAAGTGGATGTCCAAGAGTGGTGTCCAGTGGCAGCACTTTGTGAAAGAGGGTGTGTGGTGCTATCATGACCATCCTTTCTGGACCCAGCCCCATGAGTTCTGTGACATGGCAGCTGATGCTCCTGACCTGTATGccagcctgcagggggcagaCCTGGCCCTGTTTAAAGGTGATCTCAACTACAGGAAGCTGACAGGTGACAGAGACTGGGACCACACAGTGAGCTTCAATGCGGCACTGCGAGGATTTGGGCCAGCGCCACTGTGTAGCCTCCGGACTCTCAAGGCCAATGTGCAGGTCGGTTTGCAGCCAGGTCAAGGAGAGAAGCTCACCTCCAATGATCCAAACTGGATGACCAGCGGCAAATACGCCATCATTCAGTTCTACAGCCAAAAGTCAGAATAG